From Aspergillus chevalieri M1 DNA, chromosome 4, nearly complete sequence, a single genomic window includes:
- a CDS encoding DUF3632 domain-containing protein (COG:S;~EggNog:ENOG410PS59;~InterPro:IPR022085;~PFAM:PF12311): MEEYDSDLVPTQEFKILHNLVTDPDASAADAVQQVLDLTTTEILSKNDTPGTNFDSDVAWNICILMIDIAANTAPTRQTKLLDFVTRIQKVTVADPRTGEKVGCGNFGYLWTDLHSFGMHVADMCNSFIHHHSHTQKELEKWENSTAFIAQSTAAAAITRNDEPTHRMDFSIYGLYACRDAFEEENQYKSAVRTACL; this comes from the exons ATGGAAGAATATGACTCCGATCTAGTCCCAACCCAAGAATTCAAGATCCTACACAATCTCGTCACGGACCCAGATGCCTCGGCGGCAGACGCAGTACAACAAGTCCTTGACCTGACCACAACAGAAATCCTATCCAAAAATGACACACCCGGAACCAACTTCGACAGCGATGTTGCTTGGAATATTTGTATCTTGATGATCGATATCGCCGCGAACACTGCACCAACGCGGCAGACTAAGCTTCTTGATTTCGTCACACGGATTCAGAAAGTCACCGTGGCCGACCCGAGGACGGGGGAGAAGGTTGGATGTGGGAATTTCGGTTATCTTTGGACAGATTTACATTCTTTTGGAATGCATGTTGCTGACATGTGTAATTCCT TTATCCATCATCATTCCCACACTCAAAAGGAGCTAGAAAAATGGGAGAACAGCACTGCCTTTATTGCGCAGAGcacggctgctgctgctatcACTCGCAACGACGAACCCACACACAGGATGGATTTCTCAATCTATGGACTGTATGCGTGCCGTGATGCTTTTGAGGAAGAAAATCAGTATAAATCGGCTGTGCGAACCGCATGTTTGTGA
- a CDS encoding uncharacterized protein (COG:S;~EggNog:ENOG410Q29X;~InterPro:IPR032567), with protein sequence MMTLEEFLQYASEEPEWLYEKLQATHQQYDDSLDDYKARLAEEELRGQVKDGDIALLRRETEEMKGQLQDIKKQLTDVTAERDAFGSQIARLVMDSASGRQASPMPINSKSTKIPDPPMLTDGKEPRFEDWLLLMSQKLAANADHFDTSQLRIAYVASRCDGKARKHITPRMRDDALNPYTDSKNMLNHLKTIYDDPNRVTTAKHQFRQLYMKNSDKFHDFFSEFLYLAAEAGIAEDDWKDELYTKLTTKLQELCISSSISDGTFQEFSSAASQTVGRLEVTKHWIQKNQMFAPYKDTSKGSS encoded by the coding sequence ATGATGACTTTGGAGGAGTTCTTGCAATATGCCTCCGAGGAGCCAGAATGGTTGTATGAGAAGCTCCAGGCAACTCATCAACAATATGATGACAGTCTTGATGATTATAAGGCCCgtcttgctgaagaagaactACGAGGTCAAGTCAAGGATGGAGATATTGCGCTTCTGCGCCGTGAAAcagaagagatgaagggacAACTCCAAGATATCAAAAAGCAACTTACTGATGTGACTGCTGAACGTGACGCATTTGGGAGCCAAATTGCCCGACTGGTGATGGACAGTGCCAGTGGTCGTCAGGCCTCTCCAAtgcccatcaacagcaaATCCACCAAGATCCCAGATCCTCCAATGCTTACCGATGGAAAGGAGCCCCGATTCGAAGACTGGCTGCTCCTGATGTCTCAGAAGCTTGCTGCCAATGCAGACCACTTCGACACTTCCCAACTCCGTATAGCATATGTGGCTAGTCGATGTGATGGTAAAGCTCGGAAACACATCACTCCACGCATGCGAGATGATGCATTAAACCCATATACTGACTCAAAAAATATGCTCAATCACCTGAAAACAATCTATGACGATCCAAACCGTGTTACCACTGCAAAGCACCAATTTCGGCAGTtatacatgaagaacagtGACAAGTTTCATGACTTTTTCTCTGAATTCCTCTACCTCGCAGCTGAAGCGGGTATTGCTGAGGATGATTGGAAAGATGAGCTCTACACCAAATTGACGACCAAGCTCCAGGAGCTGTGCATCTCCAGTAGCATTAGCGATGGAACATTCCAGGAATTCTCCAGCGCTGCCTCCCAGACTGTAGGCCGACTTGAAGTGACCAAACACTGGATTCAGAAGAATCAGATGTTCGCCCCCTACAAGGATACGAGCAAGGGATCCAGTTGA